A portion of the Corallococcus silvisoli genome contains these proteins:
- a CDS encoding ABC-F family ATP-binding cassette domain-containing protein, whose translation MSLVIAQDISLAYGKKVLFDEDNFTLGPRDRVGLVGANGTGKSSLMKIIAGASLPDGGTVQYSRRARAGYLPQEIAGLPEGTVVEAVMSTVPGRDALESRLKDTEAALAQATDEEEQLELAQTLADLHAELDDFENRYGKHHAERILKGLGFKDADLSKPTQALSGGWRMRAALAGLLLQDPDLLLLDEPTNHLDVPTLAWFDGFLRRSNKAMVLISHDRDFLNRQINRVVSLEMEGVREYAGNYEDYKRQRAEEMVLLQARAEKVEQRRAELQGFIDRFGAKATKAKQAQSRAKMLAKLEKVQVLEERQTMKFRFPEVERSGRDVVLMEGITKRYGALTVYNGLDARLERGQRIAVVGANGAGKTTLLKMVAGELAPDSGKVTLGHNVVVGYYAQHHADKLDRHNTIIEEVRPLAADKPESYVRGVLGAFLFSGDDVEKPIGVLSGGERARVALAKLLLVPSNFLLMDEPTNHLDLDSSEMLIEALKLYGGTLLFVSHNRSFINGLCTHVWEVADGKLTSHPGNLDEYLYHQEQARLAAEGAESGASNGKGAAAGSGPVSEKERKRLEAEARQRRSVVEGPIKKEIAKLEERIAKVEAEQKDREGQLADPVLYNDFARAKPLMDAHRAGKEELEDLYARWELAQEKLAAAQA comes from the coding sequence ATGAGCCTCGTCATCGCCCAGGACATCAGCCTCGCCTACGGAAAGAAGGTCCTCTTCGATGAGGACAATTTCACACTCGGTCCCAGGGACCGGGTGGGCCTGGTGGGGGCGAACGGGACGGGGAAGTCCTCCCTGATGAAGATCATCGCCGGGGCGAGCCTGCCGGACGGGGGGACCGTCCAGTACAGCCGCCGGGCCCGGGCGGGCTACCTGCCCCAGGAGATCGCCGGCCTGCCGGAGGGGACGGTGGTGGAGGCGGTGATGAGCACCGTGCCCGGCCGGGATGCGCTGGAGTCGCGCCTGAAGGACACGGAGGCCGCGCTCGCCCAGGCCACGGACGAGGAGGAGCAGCTGGAGCTGGCCCAGACCCTGGCGGACCTCCACGCGGAGCTGGACGACTTCGAGAACCGCTACGGCAAGCACCACGCGGAGCGCATCCTCAAGGGCCTGGGCTTCAAGGACGCGGACCTGTCCAAGCCCACCCAGGCGCTGTCGGGCGGCTGGCGCATGCGGGCCGCGCTCGCGGGGTTGCTGCTCCAGGACCCGGACCTGCTGCTCCTGGACGAGCCCACCAACCACCTGGATGTGCCCACGCTCGCCTGGTTCGACGGGTTCCTGCGCCGCTCCAACAAGGCGATGGTGCTCATCTCCCACGACCGCGACTTCCTCAACCGGCAGATCAACCGGGTGGTGTCGCTGGAGATGGAGGGCGTGCGCGAGTACGCCGGCAACTACGAGGACTACAAGCGCCAGCGCGCGGAGGAGATGGTGCTCCTGCAGGCGCGCGCGGAGAAGGTGGAGCAGCGCCGCGCGGAGCTCCAGGGCTTCATCGACCGGTTCGGCGCCAAGGCCACCAAGGCGAAGCAGGCGCAGAGCCGCGCCAAGATGCTGGCCAAGCTGGAGAAGGTCCAGGTCCTGGAAGAGCGCCAGACGATGAAGTTCCGCTTCCCGGAAGTGGAGCGCAGCGGCCGGGACGTGGTGCTGATGGAGGGCATCACCAAGCGCTATGGCGCGCTCACCGTCTACAACGGGCTGGACGCGCGCCTGGAGCGGGGCCAGCGCATCGCGGTGGTCGGCGCCAACGGCGCGGGCAAGACGACGCTCCTAAAGATGGTGGCGGGGGAGCTGGCGCCGGACAGCGGGAAGGTGACGCTGGGGCACAACGTGGTGGTGGGCTATTACGCGCAGCACCACGCGGACAAGCTGGACCGCCACAACACCATCATCGAAGAGGTGCGCCCGCTGGCCGCGGACAAGCCGGAGAGCTACGTGCGCGGCGTGCTGGGGGCGTTCCTCTTCAGCGGCGATGACGTGGAGAAGCCCATCGGCGTGCTGAGCGGAGGCGAGCGCGCGCGCGTGGCGCTGGCGAAGCTGCTCCTGGTGCCGTCCAACTTCCTGCTGATGGACGAGCCGACGAACCACCTGGACCTGGACTCGTCGGAGATGCTGATTGAAGCGCTGAAGCTGTACGGCGGCACGCTCCTGTTCGTGAGCCACAACCGCAGCTTCATCAACGGCCTGTGCACGCACGTCTGGGAGGTGGCGGACGGCAAGCTCACGTCGCACCCGGGCAACCTGGACGAATACCTCTACCACCAGGAGCAGGCGCGGCTGGCGGCGGAGGGCGCGGAGTCCGGCGCGTCGAACGGGAAGGGCGCCGCGGCGGGCAGTGGCCCGGTGTCGGAGAAGGAGCGCAAGCGGCTGGAGGCGGAGGCGCGCCAGCGCCGCTCGGTGGTGGAGGGCCCCATCAAGAAGGAGATCGCGAAGCTGGAGGAGCGCATCGCGAAGGTGGAGGCCGAGCAGAAGGACCGCGAGGGGCAGCTGGCGGACCCGGTGCTCTACAACGACTTCGCCCGGGCGAAGCCGCTGATGGACGCGCACCGCGCGGGCAAGGAGGAGCTGGAAGACCTCTATGCCCGGTGGGAGCTCGCGCAGGAGAAGCTGGCGGCGGCGCAGGCGTAG
- a CDS encoding serine/threonine protein kinase, translated as MAAPCPHCGSTDGLDHLCAAQSLQLLGQVLDGRYKIESVLGQGGMGMVFRATQTSVQRPVAVKTLNPSLAAAPQFFERFRREAEIASRLRHPNVITIFDFGRAADGTCYYVMELLKGESLKELVKREGPMTLRRAVNLLEQATLGLAHAHEEGCVHRDLKPHNIMVQALDGKDFVKVLDFGLVKALEQDEEEQLTSTGQVLGTPQYMPPEQAGGESVDQRSDLYSMAGVLYFCLTGSSPYGANTVRKALTASLTQPVPPVNSKRQGAPVPPELDAFFAKALAPEKEDRYQNAQEFIDSLLDAVEGLSQEELDAHPTGGAPGAERGTGSRSRPGAGSSSRAGSGSKLGSGSRAGRAPGTGAAKTGSRVGLASQPRGTTPAGAQAAPRATTSAANPPLSPANRARPPAPRAEPEAPPPPQGMSGGVKAAIIAVPLLLIGAGVAVVMTRGGGNEAPVTPPPVAATTPKAPVEPPPTRVQDPAPTTPQPAARPQDVTVEFTSTPSGAAIYDGEAQIGTTPTKLVLPRSKASVLRFRLGGHQDEERTLDYSRLADTADQHVNVRLEPVRTAAPTRPTKPPKPNGSDPGIGVFE; from the coding sequence ATGGCCGCCCCCTGCCCCCACTGCGGAAGTACCGACGGACTCGACCACCTGTGCGCGGCGCAGAGTCTCCAACTGCTGGGCCAGGTCCTGGACGGCCGCTACAAGATTGAAAGCGTCCTGGGCCAGGGCGGCATGGGCATGGTCTTCCGGGCCACGCAGACGTCCGTGCAGCGCCCCGTGGCGGTGAAGACGCTCAACCCGTCGCTGGCCGCGGCGCCCCAGTTCTTCGAGCGCTTCCGCCGCGAGGCGGAGATCGCCAGCCGCCTGCGCCACCCGAACGTCATCACCATCTTCGACTTCGGCCGGGCCGCGGACGGCACCTGCTACTACGTGATGGAGCTCCTCAAGGGCGAAAGCCTCAAGGAGCTGGTGAAGCGCGAGGGCCCCATGACCCTCCGCCGCGCGGTGAACCTGCTGGAGCAGGCCACGCTGGGGCTCGCGCACGCGCACGAGGAGGGCTGCGTCCACCGCGACCTGAAGCCCCACAACATCATGGTCCAGGCGCTCGACGGGAAGGACTTCGTCAAGGTGCTGGACTTCGGCCTGGTGAAGGCCCTGGAGCAGGACGAGGAGGAGCAGCTCACCTCCACCGGCCAGGTGCTGGGCACCCCGCAGTACATGCCGCCCGAGCAGGCTGGTGGCGAGTCCGTGGACCAGCGCTCCGACCTGTACTCCATGGCGGGCGTGCTCTACTTCTGCCTCACGGGCAGCTCGCCCTACGGCGCGAACACCGTGCGCAAGGCGCTCACCGCCTCGCTCACCCAGCCAGTCCCGCCGGTGAACAGCAAGCGCCAGGGAGCGCCGGTGCCGCCGGAGCTGGACGCCTTCTTCGCCAAGGCGCTCGCGCCGGAGAAGGAGGACCGCTACCAGAACGCGCAGGAGTTCATTGACTCGCTGCTCGACGCGGTGGAGGGCCTGTCACAGGAGGAGCTGGACGCCCATCCCACGGGGGGTGCCCCCGGCGCCGAGCGGGGCACCGGCAGCCGCAGCCGTCCGGGCGCGGGCTCCAGCAGCCGCGCGGGCTCCGGCAGCAAGCTGGGCTCCGGCAGCCGTGCGGGCCGTGCTCCGGGAACGGGCGCGGCGAAGACGGGCTCACGCGTGGGGCTGGCCTCGCAGCCTCGGGGCACCACGCCCGCCGGAGCGCAGGCCGCGCCGCGGGCCACGACCAGCGCGGCCAACCCGCCGCTCTCCCCCGCCAACCGCGCCCGTCCGCCCGCCCCCCGCGCGGAGCCCGAGGCCCCGCCGCCACCCCAGGGCATGTCGGGGGGGGTGAAGGCCGCGATCATCGCCGTACCGCTGCTGCTCATCGGCGCGGGCGTGGCCGTGGTGATGACTCGCGGCGGTGGCAATGAGGCGCCCGTGACGCCGCCCCCCGTGGCGGCGACGACCCCGAAGGCGCCCGTGGAGCCGCCTCCCACGCGGGTGCAGGACCCGGCGCCGACGACGCCCCAGCCGGCCGCCCGGCCCCAGGACGTGACGGTGGAGTTCACCTCCACGCCGTCCGGCGCGGCCATCTACGACGGCGAGGCGCAGATCGGCACCACGCCCACGAAGCTGGTGCTGCCCCGCTCGAAGGCCTCCGTGCTGCGCTTCCGGCTCGGCGGGCACCAGGATGAGGAACGGACGCTGGACTACAGCCGGCTCGCGGACACGGCGGATCAGCACGTGAACGTGCGGCTGGAGCCGGTGCGCACCGCGGCCCCGACCCGGCCCACGAAGCCCCCGAAGCCCAACGGCAGCGACCCGGGCATCGGCGTCTTCGAGTAG